The following coding sequences lie in one Apium graveolens cultivar Ventura chromosome 3, ASM990537v1, whole genome shotgun sequence genomic window:
- the LOC141712025 gene encoding heat shock factor-binding protein-like isoform X1 yields MLEKREYGFGIKTLAPCLSLSSDGSDVDDTKQSTADMTVFVQNLLQQMQTRFQTMSDSIISKIDEMGNRIDELEQSINDLRAEMGQEGTTSPSSVKPKEENKSADDSA; encoded by the exons ATGTTGGAAAAGAGGGAGTATGGTTTTGGTATTAAGACACTTGCCCCTTGTTTAAGCTTGTCAAGT GACGGAAGTGATGTTGATGATACGAAGCAGAGCACTGCTGATATGACTGTATTT GTGCAAAATCTTCTCCAGCAGATG CAAACCAGGTTCCAGACAATGTCGGACTCCATAATTTCGAAGA TCGATGAGATGGGCAACCGGATAGATGAATTAGAGCAGAGCATCAACGATCTAAGAGCTGAGATGGGGCAAGAAGGAACTACGTCACCCTCCAGTGTGAAGCCAAAAGAAGAAAATAAGTCAGCTGATGATTCTGCATGA
- the LOC141712025 gene encoding heat shock factor-binding protein-like isoform X2 — MDGSDVDDTKQSTADMTVFVQNLLQQMQTRFQTMSDSIISKIDEMGNRIDELEQSINDLRAEMGQEGTTSPSSVKPKEENKSADDSA; from the exons ATG GACGGAAGTGATGTTGATGATACGAAGCAGAGCACTGCTGATATGACTGTATTT GTGCAAAATCTTCTCCAGCAGATG CAAACCAGGTTCCAGACAATGTCGGACTCCATAATTTCGAAGA TCGATGAGATGGGCAACCGGATAGATGAATTAGAGCAGAGCATCAACGATCTAAGAGCTGAGATGGGGCAAGAAGGAACTACGTCACCCTCCAGTGTGAAGCCAAAAGAAGAAAATAAGTCAGCTGATGATTCTGCATGA